A genomic window from Heptranchias perlo isolate sHepPer1 chromosome 20, sHepPer1.hap1, whole genome shotgun sequence includes:
- the LOC137336040 gene encoding uncharacterized protein, with product MHTNAANTTMHTNAANTTMHTNAVNTTTHTNAVNTTMHTNAANTTMHINAANTTMHTNATNTTTHTNAANTTMHTNAANTTMHTNAANTNMHTNAANTTMHTNAANTTMHTNAVNTTMHTNAVNTTMHTNAANTTMHTNAANTTVHTNAVNTSMDTNAANTTMHTNAVNTTTHTNAANTTMHTNATNTTMQTNAVNTTMHTNAANTTMHTNAANTNMHTNAANTTMHTNAANTTMHTNAANTTMHTNAANTTMHTNAANTTMHTNAANTTMHTNAANTTMHTSAANTTMHTNAANTTMHTNAVNTTMHTNAANTTMHTNAANTTVHTNAVNTSMHTNAANTTMHTNAVNTTTHTNATNTTMHTNAANTTMHTNATNTTTQTNAVNTTMHTNAVNTTMHTNAANTTMHTNAANTTVHTNAVNTSMDTNAANTTMHTNAVNTTTHTNATNTTTHTNATNTTMHNNAVNITMHTNAANTTMHTNAANTTMHTNAANTTMHTNAANTTMHTNAANTTMHINAVNTTMHTSAANTTMHTNAANTTMHTNAVNTTMHTNAANTTMHTNAANTTVHTNAVNTSMHTNAANTTMHTNAVNTTTHTNATNTTMHTNAANTTMHTNAVNTTMHTNAVNTTMHTNAANTTMHTNAVNTTMHTNAANTTMHTNAVNTTMHTNAVNTTMHTNAANTTMHTNAANTTVHTNAVNTSMHTNAANTTMHTNAVNTTTHTNATNTTMHTNAANTTMHTNAVNTTMHTNAVNTTMHTNAANTTMHTNAVNTTMHTNAANTTMHTNAVNTTMHTNAANTTMHTNATNTTMHTNATNTTTHTNAVNTTMHTNAANTSMHTNAANTTMHTNAVNTTTHTNATNTTMHTNAANTTMHTNATNTTMHTNAANTTMHTNAVNTTMHTNAVNTTMHTNAVNTTMHTNAANTTMHTNAVTTTMHTNAANTTMHTNAVNTSMHTNAVNTSMHTNAANTTMHTNATNTTTHTNATNTTMHTNAANTTIHTNAANTTMHTNAVNTTMHTNAANTTMHTNAVNTTMHTNAANTTMHTNATNTTMHTNATNTTTHTNAVNTTMHTNAANTSMHTNAANTTMHTNAVNTTTHTNATNTSMHTNAANTTMHTNATNTTMHTNAANTTMHTNAVNTTMHTNAVNTTMHTNAVNNTMHTNAVNTIKHTNAVNTTMHTNAANTTMHTNATITTTHTNATNTTMHTNAVNTSMHTNAAFTTMHTNATNTTTHTNAANTTMHTNATNTTTHTNAAFTTMHTNATNTTTHTNATNNTTHTNATNTTRHTNATNTTMHTNAVNTTVHTNATNTTMHTNATNTTMHTNATNTTMHTNAVNTTMHTNATNTTMHTNATNTTMHTNAVNTIMHINAVNTTMHTNATNTTMHPNATNTTMHTNATNTTMHTNATNTTMHTNATNTTMHTNAVNTTMHINAVNTTMHINATNTTMHTNPANTTMHPNATNTTVHTNAANTTMYSNAVNTTMHTNATNTTMHTNAANSIMCTKSFNMCNL from the coding sequence ATGCATACCAATGCTGCAAATACTACCATGCATACCAATGCTGCAAATACGACCATGCATACCAATGCTGTGAATACTACCACGCATACCAATGCTGTGAATACTACCATGCATACCAATGCTGCAAATACTACCATGCATATCAATGCTGCGAATACTACCATGCATACCAATGCTACAAATACTACCACGCATACCAATGCTGCGAATACTACCATGCATACCAATGCTGCAAATACTACCATGCATACCAATGCTGCGAATACAAACATGCATACCAATGCTGCAAATACTACCATGCATACCAATGCTGCGAATACTACCATGCATACCAATGCTGTGAATACTACCATGCATACCAATGCTGTGAATACGACCATGCATACCAATGCTGCGAATACTACCATGCATACCAATGCTGCAAATACTACCGTGCATACCAATGCTGTGAATACTTCCATGGATACCAATGCTGCAAATACTACCATGCATACCAATGCTGTGAATACTACCACGCATACCAATGCTGCAAATACTACCATGCATACCAATGCTACAAATACTACCATGCAGACCAATGCTGTGAATACTACCATGCATACCAATGCTGCAAATACTACCATGCATACCAATGCTGCGAATACAAACATGCATACCAATGCTGCAAATACTACCATGCATACCAATGCTGCGAATACTACCATGCATACCAATGCTGCGAATACTACCATGCATACCAATGCTGCGAATACTACCATGCATACCAATGCTGCGAATACTACCATGCATACCAATGCTGCAAATACTACCATGCATACCAATGCTGCAAATACTACCATGCATACCAGTGCTGCGAATACTACCATGCATACCAATGCTGCGAATACTACCATGCATACCAATGCTGTGAATACGACCATGCATACCAATGCTGCGAATACTACCATGCATACCAATGCTGCAAATACTACCGTGCATACCAATGCTGTGAATACTTCCATGCATACCAATGCTGCAAATACTACCATGCATACCAATGCTGTGAATACTACCACGCATACCAATGCTACAAATACTACCATGCATACCAATGCTGCAAATACTACCATGCATACCAATGCTACAAATACTACCACGCAGACCAATGCTGTGAATACTACCATGCATACCAATGCTGTGAATACGACCATGCATACCAATGCTGCGAATACTACCATGCATACCAATGCTGCAAATACTACCGTGCATACCAATGCTGTGAATACTTCCATGGATACCAATGCTGCAAATACTACCATGCATACCAATGCTGTGAATACTACCACGCATACCAATGCTACAAATACTACCACGCATACCAATGCGACAAATACTACCATGCATAACAATGCTGTGAATATTACCATGCATACCAATGCTGCAAATACTACCATGCATACCAATGCTGCGAATACTACCATGCATACCAATGCTGCGAATACTACCATGCATACCAATGCTGCGAATACTACCATGCATACCAATGCTGCAAATACTACCATGCATATCAATGCTGTGAATACTACCATGCATACCAGTGCTGCGAATACTACCATGCATACCAATGCTGCGAATACTACCATGCATACCAATGCTGTGAATACGACCATGCATACCAATGCTGCGAATACTACCATGCATACCAATGCTGCAAATACTACCGTGCATACCAATGCTGTGAATACTTCCATGCATACCAATGCTGCAAATACTACCATGCATACCAATGCTGTGAATACTACCACGCATACCAATGCTACAAATACTACCATGCATACCAATGCTGCAAATACTACCATGCATACCAATGCTGTGAATACTACCATGCATACCAATGCTGTGAATACTACCATGCATACCAATGCTGCAAATACTACCATGCATACCAATGCTGTGAATACTACCATGCATACCAATGCTGCAAATACTACCATGCATACCAATGCTGTGAATACTACCATGCATACCAATGCTGTGAATACGACCATGCATACCAATGCTGCGAATACTACCATGCATACCAATGCTGCAAATACTACCGTGCATACCAATGCTGTGAATACTTCCATGCATACCAATGCTGCAAATACTACCATGCATACCAATGCTGTGAATACTACCACGCATACCAATGCTACAAATACTACCATGCATACCAATGCTGCAAATACTACCATGCATACCAATGCTGTGAATACTACCATGCATACCAATGCTGTGAATACTACCATGCATACCAATGCTGCAAATACTACCATGCATACCAATGCTGTGAATACTACCATGCATACCAATGCTGCAAATACTACCATGCATACCAATGCTGTGAATACTACCATGCATACCAATGCTGCGAATACTACCATGCATACCAATGCTACAAATACTACCATGCATACCAATGCTACAAACACTACCACGCATACCAATGCTGTGAATACTACCATGCATACCAATGCTGCAAATACTTCCATGCATACCAATGCTGCAAATACTACCATGCATACCAATGCTGTGAATACTACCACGCATACCAATGCTACAAATACTACCATGCATACCAATGCTGCAAATACTACCATGCATACCAATGCTACAAATACTACCATGCATACCAATGCTGCAAATACTACCATGCATACCAATGCTGTGAATACTACCATGCATACCAATGCTGTGAATACTACCATGCATACCAATGCTGTGAATACTACCATGCATACCAATGCTGCAAATACTACCATGCATACCAATGCTGTGACTACTACCATGCATACCAATGCTGCAAATACTACCATGCATACCAATGCTGTGAATACTTCCATGCATACCAATGCTGTGAATACTTCCATGCATACCAATGCTGCGAATACTACCATGCATACCAATGCTACAAATACTACCACGCATACCAATGCTACAAATACTACCATGCATACCAATGCTGCGAATACTACCATTCATACCAATGCTGCAAATACTACCATGCATACCAATGCTGTGAATACTACCATGCATACCAATGCTGCAAATACTACCATGCATACCAATGCTGTGAATACTACCATGCATACCAATGCTGCGAATACTACCATGCATACCAATGCTACAAATACTACCATGCATACCAATGCTACAAACACTACCACGCATACCAATGCTGTGAATACTACCATGCATACCAATGCTGCAAATACTTCCATGCATACCAATGCTGCAAATACTACCATGCATACCAATGCTGTGAATACTACCACGCATACCAATGCTACAAATACTTCCATGCATACCAATGCTGCAAATACTACCATGCATACCAATGCTACAAATACTACCATGCATACCAATGCTGCAAATACTACCATGCATACCAATGCTGTGAATACTACCATGCATACCAATGCTGTGAATACTACCATGCATACCAATGCTGTGAATAATACCATGCATACCAATGCTGTGAATACTATCAAGCATACCAATGCTGTGAATACAACCATGCATACCAATGCTGCAAATACTACTATGCATACCAATGCTACAATTACTACCACGCATACCAATGCGACAAATACTACCATGCATACCAATGCTGTGAATACTTCCATGCATACCAATGCTGCGTTTACTACCATGCATACCAATGCGACAAATACTACCACGCATACCAATGCTGCGAATACTACCATGCATACCAATGCTACAAACACTACCACGCATACCAATGCTGCGTTTACTACCATGCATACCAATGCGACAAATACTACCACGCATACCAATGCTACAAATAATACCACACATACCAATGCTACAAATACTACCAGGCATACCAATGCTACAAATACTACCATGCATACCAATGCTGTGAATACTACCGTGCATACCAATGCTACAAATACGACCATGCATACCAATGCGACAAATACTACCATGCATACCAATGCTACAAATACTACCATGCATACCAATGCTGTGAATACTACCATGCATACCAATGCTACAAATACGACCATGCATACCAATGCTACAAATACTACCATGCATACCAATGCTGTGAATACTATCATGCATATCAATGCTGTGAATACTACCATGCATACCAATGCTACAAATACTACCATGCATCCCAATGCTACAAATACTACCATGCATACCAATGCTACAAATACTACCATGCATACCAATGCTACAAATACTACCATGCATACCAATGCTACAAATACTACCATGCATACCAATGCTGTGAATACTACCATGCATATCAATGCTGTGAATACTACCATGCATATCAATGCTACAAATACTACCATGCATACCAATCCTGCAAATACTACCATGCATCCCAATGCTACAAATACGACCGTGCATACCAATGCTGCAAATACTACCATGTATAGCAATGCTGTGAATACTACCATGCATACCAATGCTACAAATACTACCATGCATACCAATGCTGCGAATAGTATCATGTGTACCAAGTCATTCAACATGTGCAACTTGTAA